The following nucleotide sequence is from Pseudomonas sp. RC10.
CTCACGACGCTGTCGGTACTCACCCTGATCATGACCGTCCTCGTCATCACCATGGGTTCGCTTGAGTGGATTCGCTCGCGGATTATGGTTCGTGTCAGTACGCGTCTTGATGTGTTGCTCAGCCGCGACGTCTACAAAGCCAGCTTCAAACGCGCCCTGGAAAGTGGCGGTATGGATGCTTCTGCCCAGTCGCTCAACGATCTGACCGGCCTGCGTCAATTCCTGACGGGTAACGGCCTGTTTGCGTTCTTCGATGCTCCTTGGCTGCCTATTTATGTGGCCGTAATGTTCCTGTTTCACCCCTGGTACGGCTGGGTTGCGATTGGCAGCGCCATCGTCCTGCTGATTCTGGCGTACTTCAACGAGCGCTTTACCGGTAAGGCGCTGGGTCAGGCAAACAAAGAGAACATCTCCGCGACGCTGTATACCACCAAAAACCTGCGCAACGCCGAAGTCATCGAATCAATGGGCATGCTCAACACGCTCATCGAGCGTTGGAGCCGCCGTCAGCGCAACGTCCTGTTGCTGCAATCCTATGCCAGCGACCGGGGCGGCATCATCAGCTCCATTTCCAAGACCTTCCGCATGCTGATCCAGTCCTTGATTTTGGGCCTGGGTGCGTACCTGGCGGTGAACCACGAAATCAGCCCTGGCCTCGTAATCGCCGGTTCCGTGCTTTTGGGTCGTGCACTGGCGCCTATCGACCTGATCATCGGCAGCTGGAAAGGCTTCATCGCCGCCCGCTCCCAGTACGACCGCCTGAACGACATCCTCGACAAACAGAAGGCCGAGCCAGAGCGCATGTCGCTGCCGGTTCCGCAGGGCAACATTCTGGTCGATAACCTTATCGTCGGTGCGCCGGGCTCGAAATCCCCGATCATTCGTGGCATCAGCTTCGCCGTACCTGCGGGCGCGGTGGTGGGCATTATCGGTCCGAGCGCGTCCGGCAAATCTACTTTGGCCCGAGCGCTGATGGGCGTCTGGGCGCCGCAGCATGGTGTGGTCCGTCTCGATGGCGCCGACATTGCCAATTGGGACAAGCACGAACTGGGTCCGCATTTGGGCTATCTGCCTCAGGACATCGAACTGTTCGAAGGCAGCATCAGCGAGAACATCGCGCGTTTTGCCGACGTTGATCCTGAACTGGTGGTCAAGGCCGCGAAAACGGCGGGCGTCCACGAGATGATCCTGCAACTGCCGGAAGGCTACGACACGGTCATCGGCGGCGACGGCGTCAACCTGTCGGGCGGTCAACGCCAGCGCGTAGGTCTGGCCCGTGCGATCTACGGTTCGCCGCGGCTGATCCTGCTCGACGAGCCCAACTCCAACCTCGACGAAGTGGGCGAGCGTGCGCTGGCCACCGCCATTCAGGAACTGAAGCAGACCGGCGCAACAATCTTCGTGATCACGCACCGTACGACGATTCTGTCCCAGCTTGATCGCCTGCTCGTCATGAGCGCCGGTGGCATCAGCATGTACGGCCCGCGCGACCAAGTGATGGAAGAGTTGAACAAGCAACAGATCGCCGCTCAACAGAAAGCCCAGGTAGGCACAGGCGCGACCGCTCGCGCCTGACAGGAAGATATCGATGACCCGCACGCTCAGTATCCAACCCGATAACTTCTCGGATTTACCCGTATCGGACACCAAGACACGCCGTCTGGGTTTCGGCATTTTGCTGGTGACCTTCGGCATCTTCGGTGTGTGGGCAGGTTTTGCCCCAATCGACGGCGCCGTTTACGCGCCGGGCGTCGTGACCGTACAGGCTTACCGCAAGACGGTTCAGCACTTGGAAGGCGGCATCGTTAAGGACGTGCTGGTGCATGACGGTGACATCGTCAAGGCGGGCGATCCGTTGATTGTGCTCGATGACGCGCAATTGCGCGCCGAGTACGACATGAACCACAACCAGTTGATCGCGGCCAAGGCGATGGAAGCGCGTCTGATCGCCGAGCGCGATAACCTGCCGTCCATCGACTTCGGCTCCATGGCAGAAGCCGATACCCCACGGGGTGTCGAAGCGCGTGCCGGCGAAACCCAGGTATTCAACGCCCGTCGTGGCGCGCGTCTCGGTCAAATCTCGGTCTTACAGGAG
It contains:
- a CDS encoding type I secretion system permease/ATPase; amino-acid sequence: MRSTHENSLQAALKSCRSSFISVGFFSLFVNALMLVPTFYMLQVYGRVVTSGNLTTLSVLTLIMTVLVITMGSLEWIRSRIMVRVSTRLDVLLSRDVYKASFKRALESGGMDASAQSLNDLTGLRQFLTGNGLFAFFDAPWLPIYVAVMFLFHPWYGWVAIGSAIVLLILAYFNERFTGKALGQANKENISATLYTTKNLRNAEVIESMGMLNTLIERWSRRQRNVLLLQSYASDRGGIISSISKTFRMLIQSLILGLGAYLAVNHEISPGLVIAGSVLLGRALAPIDLIIGSWKGFIAARSQYDRLNDILDKQKAEPERMSLPVPQGNILVDNLIVGAPGSKSPIIRGISFAVPAGAVVGIIGPSASGKSTLARALMGVWAPQHGVVRLDGADIANWDKHELGPHLGYLPQDIELFEGSISENIARFADVDPELVVKAAKTAGVHEMILQLPEGYDTVIGGDGVNLSGGQRQRVGLARAIYGSPRLILLDEPNSNLDEVGERALATAIQELKQTGATIFVITHRTTILSQLDRLLVMSAGGISMYGPRDQVMEELNKQQIAAQQKAQVGTGATARA